From Kiloniellales bacterium, a single genomic window includes:
- the tssB gene encoding type VI secretion system contractile sheath small subunit codes for MAKEGSVAPKERVNIVYRPATGGAQEEVELPLKLMLVGDYTLQEDERSLEERKAINIDKDNFDQVMREHKLALDVNVPDRLSGEEGEEMAVSLKFENLKDFSPEAVVRQVPELNQLLELREALTALKGPLGNVPAFRKTIQAVLADEGSRGQLLDELGLGDGKK; via the coding sequence ATGGCAAAGGAAGGCTCGGTCGCGCCGAAGGAGCGCGTGAACATCGTCTATCGTCCGGCCACCGGCGGCGCCCAGGAGGAGGTGGAGCTGCCGCTCAAGCTGATGCTGGTCGGCGACTACACGCTCCAGGAAGACGAGCGCTCGTTGGAAGAGCGCAAGGCGATCAATATCGACAAGGACAATTTCGACCAGGTGATGCGCGAGCACAAGCTGGCGCTCGACGTCAACGTGCCGGACCGGCTCTCGGGCGAAGAGGGCGAGGAAATGGCGGTCTCGCTGAAGTTCGAGAACCTGAAAGATTTCTCGCCCGAGGCGGTGGTCCGGCAGGTGCCGGAGCTCAATCAGCTGCTCGAGTTACGGGAAGCTCTGACCGCCCTGAAGGGCCCCCTGGGCAACGTTCCGGCCTTTCGGAAAACGATTCAGGCGGTCTTGGCGGACGAGGGCTCGCGCGGGCAGCTGCTCGATGAACTGGGGCTCGGCGACGGCAAGAAGTGA
- the tssC gene encoding type VI secretion system contractile sheath large subunit produces the protein MAETEKAAEAGAEVLEQEGSLLDQIMNETRLKPSDEGYSIAKRGVEAFVAEMLAPKRAEERVDKGMVDLMIAEIDKKLSAQVDEILHDSKFQQLESAWRGLKYVVDQTNFRENIKLEVLSVSKEDLLDDFEDSPEIVKSGLYKHVYTAEYGQFGGEPVGAIIANYDFGPGPQDIKLLQNVASVSAMSHAPFIAAAGAQFFGLDNYEGLPNLKDIKSIFEGPQYAKWRSFRESEDSRYVGLTAPRFLLRLPYGEDSNPVKAFNYEENVKDNHDRYLWGNTAFAFASRLTDSFAKFRWCPNIIGPQSGGAVEDLPLHQFESLGEIETKIPTEVLVSDRKEFELADEGFIALTMRKGSDNAAFFSANSTQKPKTFGQSKEGKAAETNYKLGTQLPYLFIINRLAHYIKVLQREQIGSWKERTDLERELNTWIRQYVADQDNPPAEVRSRRPLRNAEITVSDVEGDPGWYRVSMAVRPHFKYMGASFTLSLVGKLDKS, from the coding sequence ATGGCGGAAACGGAAAAGGCGGCCGAGGCCGGCGCCGAGGTGCTCGAGCAGGAAGGTTCGCTGCTCGACCAGATCATGAACGAGACCCGGCTGAAGCCTTCGGACGAGGGCTACAGCATCGCCAAGCGCGGGGTCGAGGCCTTCGTCGCCGAGATGCTGGCGCCGAAACGCGCCGAGGAGCGGGTCGACAAGGGCATGGTCGACCTGATGATCGCCGAGATCGACAAGAAGCTCAGCGCCCAGGTCGACGAGATCCTGCACGACTCCAAGTTCCAGCAGCTCGAGTCCGCCTGGCGCGGCCTGAAGTACGTGGTCGACCAGACCAACTTCCGCGAGAACATCAAGCTGGAGGTCTTGAGCGTCTCCAAGGAGGACCTGCTCGACGACTTCGAGGACTCGCCGGAGATCGTGAAGTCGGGCCTCTACAAGCACGTCTACACGGCGGAATACGGCCAGTTCGGCGGCGAGCCGGTCGGCGCCATCATCGCCAACTACGACTTCGGGCCGGGGCCCCAGGACATCAAGCTGCTGCAGAACGTCGCGAGCGTCTCGGCCATGTCCCACGCGCCCTTCATCGCCGCGGCCGGCGCCCAGTTCTTCGGTCTGGACAACTACGAGGGACTGCCGAACCTGAAGGACATCAAGTCGATCTTCGAGGGGCCGCAATACGCCAAGTGGCGTTCCTTCCGCGAGTCCGAGGACTCGCGCTACGTCGGCCTGACCGCGCCGCGGTTCCTGCTGCGGCTGCCCTACGGCGAAGACAGCAACCCGGTGAAGGCTTTCAACTACGAGGAAAACGTCAAGGACAATCACGACCGCTACCTCTGGGGCAACACGGCCTTCGCCTTCGCCTCGCGGCTGACCGACAGCTTCGCCAAGTTCCGCTGGTGCCCGAACATCATCGGACCGCAGAGCGGCGGCGCGGTCGAGGACCTGCCGCTCCATCAATTCGAATCCTTGGGCGAAATTGAAACCAAGATTCCGACCGAGGTACTGGTCTCCGACCGCAAGGAGTTCGAGCTGGCCGACGAAGGCTTCATTGCGCTGACCATGCGCAAGGGCAGCGACAACGCGGCCTTCTTCTCGGCGAACTCGACCCAGAAGCCGAAAACCTTCGGACAGAGCAAGGAAGGCAAGGCGGCCGAGACCAACTACAAGCTGGGAACTCAGCTGCCTTATTTGTTCATAATCAACCGTTTGGCCCACTATATTAAAGTGCTGCAGCGCGAACAGATCGGCAGCTGGAAGGAGCGGACCGATCTGGAGCGTGAACTCAACACCTGGATCCGCCAGTATGTCGCGGACCAGGACAATCCGCCGGCCGAGGTGCGCAGCCGCCGGCCCCTGCGCAACGCCGAGATCACCGTATCCGATGTTGAAGGCGATCCGGGTTGGTACCGGGTCTCCATGGCGGTGAGGCCCCACTTCAAGTACATGGGCGCGAGCTTCACACTTTCGCTGGTCGGTAAGCTCGACAAGAGCTGA